A single Gambusia affinis linkage group LG20, SWU_Gaff_1.0, whole genome shotgun sequence DNA region contains:
- the LOC122823357 gene encoding zinc finger protein OZF-like, producing the protein MENCRFGQQSSFDASVKKKSEEEQQLLVLKEEVPDVSSSSLDQQNLTCYQVKKEEEEQWISQEVEQLIVKKEEEKPQLPEVHPIKSEDSRDTEAPTSSSAEQMKTESDGEISGGPEPYREPDPSTNSQPNIEEKYSASETEVSDEGEDDNISCSGSENEDSDEDWREPRTRQSGVNSKVGRKAAKKAFSCTDCGKQFVRKQMFQKHLADHSGEKSSSCSVEKNHSRGKKNGDAQMGLETDRKSFSCDDCGKTFQNPYSLKCHMRIHSGENLVVCKDCGKSFHSLDHFNYHLRVHTGERPFACDKCGKTFSHKYGLKIHMTSHTGEKPFQCELCHKKFTSNGGLKNHMTIHIGEKPFACSDCGRCFRLKSDLKGHMITHFDVKPFICGYCGASFTRKQSLVWHVRLHTGEKLLSCDKCDKKFARKSHL; encoded by the coding sequence aagagcagcagctgctggtgcTTAAAGAAGAGGTTCCTGATGTGAGCAGTTCCAGTTTGGACCAGCAGAACCTCACATGTTACCAGGTgaagaaggaagaggaagaacagTGGATCAGTCAGGAGGTAGAGCAGCTTAttgtgaagaaagaagaagagaaaccTCAGTTGCCAGAAGTTCATCCCATCAaaagtgaagacagcagagATACAGAAGCTCCAACCAGCAGCTCAGCtgaacagatgaaaacagaatcTGATGGAGAGATCAGTGGAGGACCAGAACCTTATAGAGAGCCGGATCCAAGTACTAATTCACAACCAAATATTGAAGAAAAGTATTCAGCTTCTGAGACTGAAGTCAGTGATGAAGGTGAAGATGACAATATATCCTGTTCTGGATCTGAAAATGAAGACAGTGATGAAGATTGGAGGGAACCCAGAACACGTCAGTCTGGTGTAAACAGCAAAGTGGGACGAAAAGCTGCCAAGAAGGCCTTCAGCTGCACTGACTGCGGTAAACAGTTTGTGAGGAAGCAGATGTTCCAGAAACATCTGGCAGATCATTCAGGAGAAAAGTCTTCCAGCTGTTCGGTTGAGAAGAATCACTCTAGAGGGAAGAAAAACGGTGATGCACAGATGGGACTcgaaacagacagaaaatccTTTTCTTGTGACGATTGtggtaaaacatttcagaatccTTATAGTCTTAAATGTCATATGAGGATCCATAGTGGTGAAAACTTAGTTGTTTGTAAAGATTGTGGTAAAAGCTTCCACTCTCtagatcattttaattatcaccTGAGAGTCCACACAGGAGAAAGACCCTTTGCCTGTGATAAATGTGGCAAAACATTTAGCCATAAATATGGCCTTAAGATTCACATGACAAGCCATACAGGAGAGAAACCATTTCAGTGTGAGCTATGTCATAAAAAGTTTACCTCAAATGGCGGTCTGAAGAACCACATGACAATCCATATTGGAGAAAAACCATTTGCATGCAGCGACTGTGGCAGATGTTTCAGACTTAAGAGTGATCTAAAAGGCCACATGATAACCCACTTCGATGTAAAACCATTTATCTGTGGGTACTGTGGTGCCAGTTTTACTCGGAAACAAAGTCTGGTTTGGCATGTTAGACTTCACACTGGCGAGAAACTCCTGTCCTGTGACAAATGTGATAAAAAGTTTGCCCGGAAGTCTCACCTTTAA